The nucleotide sequence TGCTTTTGGCATTGCTCAATGACCTTATAACACTCTAATAACTTATTATGCACCGACGGGGAACCCAAAGCATAAGACCGATGCTATGGCCTGATCTGATCGATCCCAGCAGCAGGAGGCGAAAATTATTGAGAATGGGGCCCTGTTAAATTATCCTTAACAGGTACAACAAAATTTTTAGCTCAAAAATATACTGGCCTTTGCCTTTAGCGAAATAACGGTTCAATGATTTGGCGTTAAACTTTATGAGCGACTGATTTGAGTAGGAAAAAGGCTCAGGATAAATTTTAGCCTGAAATACTCAATAAACAAGCTTTCTTTACTTAGTGTTTGGCTTGAAAATTTAGAGGTAAAGCAATGGGATATTCAGTAGAGGTAGAGAGCGATACTTACAATAGCGAAGTGGTTCAAGCTTCCTATAGTAAAACAGTAATCGTTGATTTTTATGCCACTTGGTGCGGCCCTTGTAAACTCCTGAAACCGATTTTAGAAAAGTTGGTTCTAGAGTATGATTTTATTTTAGCTAAAGTCGATATCGACAAAAATCAAGATTTAGCTACCCGATATGGTATAGAAGGAGTCCCTGATGTCAGGGTGGTAGTAGAAGGTCAGATGTATCCGGGTTTTGTGGGGGTTATGTCAGAACCTCAAATTCGGGCTTTGTTAACCCAGTTAAACCTTAAATCTGACTTAGAAATAGGCTTAGAAGCTGTTCGAGATGCTATCGCCGTTCAAAACCCTCAACAGGCTAAACAAATTTTAGATCAATTATTTGCTAAGTATCCCCATAATCCTCAAATTGCCCTTGAAGCGGCTCGTTTTTTAATCCGCTTTAATCGTCTTGATGATGCTGAAAAAATTGTCAAAACTATTGGAGCAGATCAACGAGAATTTTACCCAAAAGCTCAGGCTTTTCAAACTTTAATAGAACTCCAGCGAGGGGTTAATGATCTAGGAGACAGCGAATTAGATCGCTTATTTGGTCAAGCCGCTCGTTTAACACTAGCTGAAGACTACGAGAACGCATTACCTTTATTTCTACAAGTGGTTCAAAGTAGTCGAAAATATCGGGACGATGGCGCAAGGAAAGCGATGATCGCTATTTTTAATTTGTTAGGATTAAGTCATCCTTTAACTAAGCAGTATCAGCAAGAATTGATGTTAGCTTTGTATTAGTCCATTGGTAGGGGACGATTGAGACGGTTATATCTGTAGGAGAAGATAAGTTATCTACCAAACCCGTCCCTGCTGTTCCCTGTTAACCCATCTTCCACACTTCAAGTTGTAACACAATCAGCACACATTCTAAGAGCGATCTGCTCCGCCGTACCCCTTGCCGGTGCGGGTTCCTTCAAAAGGGGATAGTGATCGCCTTAATTATTGAATAAAAATACTGATTAACTCCTCAAAAAACTCTTTTTTTTGATTTTTTTCAAATCCACATTCGAGAATAATTTAAGAATAAGAAAAAACGATGCGTACTTTACTCATTTATCCTGTTTTCCCCCCTACTTTTTGGTCTTATGAAAAAAGTTTGCAATTAGTCAATCGAAAGGTTTTATTACCTCCTCTCGGTTTAATTACTGTAGCGGCTATCTTACCGCAAGAATGGGAATTTAAATTATGTGATCGCAATATCCGAGAGGTAACTGAAGCGGAATGGGATTGGGCCCAATTAGTCATTTTTTCAGCAATGATTGTTCAAAAACAAGATTTACTCGAACAAATTGCAGAAGCCAAACGAAGAGGTAAATTAGTGGCAGTTGGGGGGGCTTATCCTACATCAGTGCCTCTTGATATGCAACAAGCCGGAGTAAATTTTTTAGTCTTAGATGAAGGAGAAAATACCCTACCTCAATTCGTAGAAGCATTAAAACGAGGAGAAACCGAAGGCATTTTTCGCAGTTCGGAAAAACCCGATGTTAGTCTCACGCCTATTCCCCGTTATGATTTATTAGAATTAGATGCTTACGATTCGATGTCAATTCAGTTTTCTCGAGGTTGTCCTTTTCAATGTGAATTTTGTGACATCATCGTTCTTTATGGCCGCAAACCTCGAACGAAAGCTCCTCATCAATTATTAAAAGAACTCGATTATCTCTACGAATTGGGATGGCGGCGAGGTGTTTTTATGGTGGATGATAATTTTATCGGCAATAAGCGCAATGTGAAAAAATTACTCCATGAGTTAAAAGTTTGGCAAACTGAACATCAGTTTCCCTTCCGTTTCAATACAGAAGCTTCTGTAGATTTAGCACAAGATGATGAATTAATGAATTTAATGGTAGAGTGCAACTTTGATGCGGTATTTTTAGGGATTGAAACCCCCGATGAAGACAGTCTAATATTGACTAAAAAATACCAAAATGTCCGCGATCCTCTCTTAGAAACAGTCGATAAAATGATCCGTATTGGATTAAGGCCAATGGCAGGGTTTATTATTGGTTTTGATGGAGAAAAAAAAGGAGCCGCTACAAGAATTATTGATTTTGTTGAACAAGGAGCCATTCCTACTGCTATGTTTGGAATGCTACAAGCACTACCGAATACAGCCTTGTGGGAGCGTTTAGAAAAAGAAAATCGATTACTGGTTAATAATAAACAAGATATTAATCAAAGTACCTTAATGAATTTTATTCCTACTCGTCCGATTGAAGAAATTGCTTCGGAATATATAGAAGCTTTTTGGGAATTATATGATGAAGAAAATTTTTTAGAACGGACTTATCGGTGTTTTCTGAAACTCGGCGCACCCCGAGCGAAAGTTCCTTTTAAATGGCCTCACTGGATTGATGTTAGAGCCTTATTAATCGTGGTGTGGCGGCAAGGCGTTAAACGCAAAACTCGTGCTAAATTTTGGCTTTATTTCTGGAATATTCTCAGATATAATCCCTCGGTATGGGAGCATTATTTAACCGTTTGTGCCCATAATGAACATTTCCTGGAATATCGCCAAGTTGTGCGCGAAGAAATTGAAAAGCAATTAGAAGAGTTTTTGCGGCAAAAAGCCCAATTACTAACTCAAGCACTAACAATTTAAAAATCCCTAATTTCTCCGGCTTCTACCGAGAGAATTTGGGAAGACTTCAACCAGCCGCTATCAAAAGAATGTAGATGAGTGGTAGTAATAAGCGTTTGAAAACGGTCTTGAATAGCCTCAAGTAACTGATTTTGACGGTTGGGGTCTAACTCAGCTAAAACATCATCTAAAAGCAAAAGAGGCGGCTCTCCGACTACCTCTTCTATTAGTTGTAATTCAGCCAATTTTAAAGCTAACACTAGGGTTCTTTGTTGTCCTTGCGAGCCATAATATTTTGCTGGTGTATGATTAATAATAAACTCAATATCATCCCGATGTGGCCCAACTACAGTGGTGCCTAATTGTTGTTCGGCCATACGGCGCTTTTCAATTTTTTCTAAAAAAGCCTGTTTAACTTCCAGAGGGTCATCTTCTGTCCAACTCACATTAGGAATATATTTAATCTCTAAAACTTCTGTTTTTCCACTAATATTACTGTGCCATTGTTGAGCCAGAGGGGTCAATCTTTCTAAGACTCTTGCTCGTCTTCTGGTTACCCGAGAACCCGCTTCTGCTAATTGAACATCCCAAAGTTTTAATTGAGAGATATCACTGGGTAATTGTTCGACAATAATTTCCGGATTTAAATTATCTTCTTCTCTTTGACGAAATTTTTTTAAGAGGGCATTCCGTTGTTTTAAAACTTGATAATATTGGCTTAAAATATGAGCATAAATCGGTTCTAATTGTATCAACAGAGTATCGATCCAACTGCGGCGAGCATCAGGCGCTCCTCGCACTAAATCTAAGTCTAAACTGGAAAACTGCACCGCATTGAGAACCCCTAAAAAATCCATTTGACGACGCAGAGGTTCTTGATTCAAAATAACGGTTCTTCTGCCGGAAATTCGCAAAATTAACGCTAATTCCGCTTGACCGTAAGCCCGTTCGAGGGCGGCTAAAATTTGTCCGCTAGCCGCTCCCTCTAATACTAAATCTCGGTCCCGACTGACTCGATGACTTTTCAACGTCGCCAACAGTTCTACAGCTTCGAGTAAATTCGATTTTCCCTGAGCATTATTCCCAACAATAATGGTTTTTTGCGAATCAAAATTAACCCGTTGCTCTCGATAATTTCGAAAAGAGCGAAGCTGTACAGTCTTTAAGTACATTCTTATTCTTCTTTGTCCTTACTAATAAACCTGTTGCCAGAACGCAAGAGCGGCTTAAACTTTAATGACGTTTAAGTTTACGATACACCCGAACAGCCACCTTTTCGAGTTCAACCCAAACAAACATCAACGAACTAAACAATAAACAAATAACCAGTTGTTGAACACTCAAAACTTCAGTATCAAAAAATTTACGTAAGGGTTCAACATAAATCAACATCAGTTGTAAAATCGTGGTAAAAACCACAGCCACCAGTAAATAGGGATTGCCCAAAGGATTCATTTCTAGGGTGAGGCGCTCATTAGAACGAACCGCGATCGCATGGCCCATCTGAGCAATACAAAGGGTTGTAAAAACCATCGTTTTCCAACTTTCTACATTATGCCCCGGTTGATTAGCTTCATTAAAAGCCCAGACCATTAAGGAAATACTAATAATCGAAAAAATCAGACCAATACGAATAATATACGAGCCTAACCCTCGAGCAAAAATACTTTCAGAAGGACTATAAGGCCGACGGCGCATAATATTAGGGTCTGCCGGTTCTACCGCTAAAGCCAAAGCCGGTAACCCATCGGTGACTAAATTCATCCAGAGAATTTGTAAAGGCGTTAGAGGAACCCCTGAAAGCCCAATTAAGGGAGCCGCACCAATGGTAATCACTTCTCCGACATTACTACCGAGAATATATTTAATAAAGTGACGAATATTGCTATAAACCACCCGTCCTTCTTCGGTTGCTGCGACGATGGTGGCGAAGTTATCATCGAGCAACACCATATCACTAGCTTCTTTACTGACATCGGTTCCTGTAATCCCCATCGCAATACCAATATCAGCTTGTTTGAGGGCAGGAGCATCATTAACACCATCCCCGGTCATGGCGACGAATTTACCTTGTTTTTGCAAAGCTTGAACAATACGCAGTTTATGTTCTGGGGAAACTCTAGCATAAATACTCACTTGGTCAACTTCTTGCTCGAGTTCGGGTTGGGAAAGTTTTTGTAATTCTTGTCCTATCAGCACGTGATCGCCGGGCTGTGCAATTCCCAATTGATGAGCGATGGCGGTTGCGGTTAAGGGATGGTCCCCTGTAATCATCACCACGCGAATACCGGCTTCTCGACACTTAGTCACCGCCGCCTTAACTTCAGGTCGCGGCGCATCGAGCATTCCCACTAATCCTAACCAAATTAAGCCTTGCTCTACATCCTCATTAAGTGCCTCGGTTGGGGGAAGTGCATAGAGGGGTTTACAGGCAAAACCTAGCACCCTTAAGCCGCGTTGTGCCATCGCGTTATTTCCTTGAAGGACCTGATAACGCTGTTGTTCGTCCAAGGGTTGAGCAACAGAACCCACTTGATAGGTTTGACATCGTTCTAAAATTAACTCAGGAGAACCCTTGATAAACAGCATATAAGAAGTTTGTTCTGGGTCAGCCAGGGGGAGTAGTTCTGGTGTTCTGATTAGGCTCCCTGACCACTCACAGATGACCGACATTCGTTTTCTTTCAGAAGAAAAAGGAATTTCAGCAAGGCGAGGTAACTGTTGGTTAAGGGGTTGTTGTTCTAATCCGGCTTTGCCGGCTAAGGTGAGTAATGCTCCTTCGGTGGGGTCTCCTAAAATAATCCATTCTTGAGCGGGTTGTTGGCTTAAAGTTGCATCATTACACAAGACACAGCCCAATAAGAGTGCTTGTAATTCTAGATAGTTGGTGGTGGAGATAGGTTGTTCATCTCCATTGAGAAATTCTCCTAGAGGGATATATCCAACGCCTGTAACGAGAAAATTGTTTTCTAGGGTTTCCACTTCCTGAACTACCATTTTATTTTGAGTCAGGGTGCCGGTTTTATCCGAACAAATCACATTCACAGAGCCTAATGTTTCTACTGCCGGGAGTTTGCGAATTAAGGCATTACGTCTCACCATGCGCTGTGTGCCAATGGCCAAGGTAACTGTAATGACGGCGGGTAACCCTTCGGGGACGACGGCAACCGCCATACTTAAAGAGATTTCGATTAAGTCTTGTAGAAAACCCCAACCGGCTTTAATTACCCCCCCAATCACCACTAAAGCTACTAAAATAAGTGAGCCGCTCACCAAGACATTGCCTAATTGATTCATGCGCTGTTGTAGGGGAGTGGGTTCATTTTCTACAGATTGAAGCATCTGAGCAATTTTTCCCAATTCTGTGGCCATCCCTGTATTGGTAACCACCACTTTTGCTCGTCCTTGAATGACTTCGGTTCCTGTAAATACTCGATTGAAGCGATCACCTAAAGGGGTATCTTCTGTTAATCCTGTTAGGGCGGGTTGTTTATTGACTCCATGCGGTTCGCCGGTGAGGGCAGATTCTCGAACTTGAAAGGTTGCCGCTTCTAAGATTTGCCCATCAGCACACAATTGAGAGCCGGCTTCTAAAAGAATAATATCTCCCGGAACTAAGCTAGAAGCATCGACTTCTAGTCTTGTGCCCTCTCGAATCACGCCTATTTTAGGAGAAGAAAGTCGTTTTAAGGCGGCTAAGGCTTTTTCGGCCCGGCTTTCTTGAAGGTAGCCTAAAATTCCATTCAGAATGACAATTAATAAGATGGCGATGGTATCTTTAAAAGGAACACCGGCCGGTTCTTTTTGATATAGTTGAACCAGATCTAAAACGCCTGAGACCAGAGCTACAACGATCAGCATAATTAACATCACATTTTTGAACTGATCGAGCAGTATTTCCCAGGCGGTTCGGCCTGCCGCTTCTTCTATTTCATTAGGTCCGTAGTGTTTTAGGCGTTGTTCAACTTCACTGGCTGTTAATCCGTTACTAGCATCAGTTCCTAAAATATTGAGGATATCTTCTCCTGAATAAGTGTGCCATGCTTGATGCTGGTCTGGTAGAGTGTGGGAGGAGTAGGAGGATGTCACTGTAGCTTAATCAGTCTCAATAGATTTATCCTTTTTCATATTAAGACTTAATTCACCCGAGTCGAATGTAAAGATTTTCACAATTTAAGAAAGGGGTTCATCTCGCTCAGTGGTTAGCCATTGTGTTTGGGGTTTGAGAATAAATCCTAAATAAATAGGAATTTTCCAGAATATATACATCGGAATGGCTAAAAGATTTTTGGCAGATATATGATCGCGCCCAAATTTAGCCCAAGCTAACAAGACAGCACTGACAATTAACAGTCCTTCAATCCCTAAAATCCATAAGGGAATCCAAATATTTTCTACCATTGCCACACCCAATCCCGCTAGGCTAACGGTTAACCAGAATAGAACCAACAACGATAACGGGGGGACAAACAATTCTAAGGCAAGAGCGAGTAAATCTAGCCGTCGTTGGACAAAGGCTTGTTTAAATAAAACCCAAGAGTGAGTCAGGATCATTTCTAGGTGACCATGTTCCCATCGTTTTCTCTGGCTGATGGCGGCTTGATTTTCCATTAAGCGCCCAATCACTCTGGCTTGGTGGCAATAGATGGGACAAAATCCTGCCAATGCCAAGTCCACTGTAAGCTGCATATCATCAGCCGTTTTATTGCCAGCCAAAGAAACTTGTGCCAGTACAGTCCAAGGAAATCCCATTCCACTACCGGTGAGTAAACAAGGTAATCCTAAACTCGCTAACCCCAAAGGACGAACAAAATTTTTAATCAGTAGAGCTAATCTGGATATGGTATCTTTTGCGGTGGGATTTAAGCTTTGTTCCATTAGATAGGTCGCTTGTACGGGCCGCTGGGTTTTTTTGACTTTGCAGGCAATTTCAGTAATTGTATTGGCAGATACTTTACAGTCAGCATCGAGAATAATTACTACTTCTGGAGGATTCTTATTGAGATATTGCATTCCATAATCTAATGCATATCCTTTGCCGCGCCTTGTATCATCTGTTCTTTCTAAGACTTGTACCCCCCGATTAGCAGCGATGGCGACTGTATTATCAGTACAGTTGTCTGCTATGACCACAATTTCGTCTTTCGGGGTCAATTGGGGTAAAAGTGCGGCTAAGGTATCACCAATCACTAAAGCCTCATTGTGGGCTGGAATTAAAATTGCCAGGGTTGGCCTCTGTGTTTTTTCTGGGTTGGGTTTTTTTTCTGCTGGCTTGACAACAGCTAACCCACACTCCACTACAAACACAAAAATAGGTGCTAACAGCCCTATGGCCAGCATGAATAAAGTAAAAGAGCCTAAAAACATAGTTTTACTTATCTAATCTTTATTTTGTCTCTGAGTATTTTTGTACGAGGGTAGGCAAGATTTATGCTTATATTCTCTATATATTATGCTATGTGACTAAAAATAATCACAGGTATTAAGGTAGGTGAAGTTCACCAATTCTTAACAGGGTGAAAACTAATATCTATTAAAATATAACCTCGGATACTTGTTTAAAGCCTTAAAATATGGTACGGAAACCCAAGGCTGTTATCTGTCTTAAGATAGAAACTTTATCAATTCTTTATCAATTCTTCATCAATTTTTGATTTATTTTTTATAAATTTTTTACATTGTCAAAACGGATGTCTGCTGATATGTAGCCGCTAGTGGATTTTAGGCAGCGAGGCTCTCAGGTAGCCGCTAGTTAATAAAATCTTTAGAATAATCAATTTGCAGAAATTTTGTTAAGAATTGTAAATTTTTAGCCCGAGCAATGTAAAGATTGTCGGTATCATGAGTGAGTTAGGTCTATCAGTAGCGTTAATCAATATATGGGTTTAAAAATCGTTAAAAATTTTGAGGCGAGTTTTACGCTAAGCCAAGAAGCCAAAACACGGTTATTTGAGTTACTACAAAGCGCCGATTTTCTTGGGCAAATTAGCCAACAATTACAGGGAGCCAAAATAGAGTTTACTGAATTATTATTTCAACCGGTTCCTTATAGTCAAGAAACACCTAAAGGAATGCCTCCTGAGTTGGAAAGTTATTTCAATTCAGAAGATTACGTAATTATTAATGTCCCTCCTAATTTTATGTTTAAAGCTAAAGTTTTTAACCCCAGTCGCCTCTGTGCCATTTATCGAAAACAAAAATAATGGTTAGTAGTGATTTTATCTTATCAAAAAATCCATCTTCAACTCAGAAAAAATCTCATGACTACTGGAACAGAAATCGCAGACTTAAAAACGCTAAATTATTTCCCTTATCTAGATAACGGCTTAATATCCGAAGATTTTCAGAGTAAAATTGGCGTGTATGCCATTTTCAATCAAGAGCAAGAATTACAATTTGTCGGTTATTCACGGGATATTTATTTAAGTTTAAAACAGCATTTAGTCCGTCAGCCGGATAATTGTTATTGGCTGAAAATACAAACCATTACTCGTCCGAGTCGTACCCAATTAGAAGAAATCCGTTTAGCTTGGATTAAAGAAAATGGAAAAACTCCTTTAGGAAATGACTCAGAACAAGGAAAATGGACTGAACCCATTGATGCTAAATTAGCGATGACAGAAGCCGAAAAACAAGAGTATCAAAGCACTGATGACCTAGGAAAAATAAAGCTCCTTAAAAAAGTTTCTCGGCGAGTTGAAGAAGCCATTCAAGAAAAATTGAAAACCCGAGGAGTACAGATGGATATGCGTTTTAATCCTAAACTAAAAGAACAAGGATTGTTAGACCTAAAGTAAAAATAGGAAAAAAATAGCAGTAGCCGCTTTCAGGATTGACTGCTCGTTCTCTCGTAAAATCAACAAGCAAGCTATTATGGATAAATTAGACAAGATAGTTGTTGGTTACCAATACTGAGAGTTTTTTCGTCAGATGACCACAGCCTTACTAAACAATCGTTATCAAATACTAGAAAGCCTGGCTAGAGGAGGCTTTGGGGAAACCTTTTTAGCGATCGATACCCATCTGCCCTCGGCTCGCAAATGCGTGATCAAGCAGCTTAAACCGATCATTCAAAGCCCTTCACTCCCGCAATGGCTAAAAGAAAGATTTCAGCGAGAAGCAACAATTTTAGAGGACTTAGGCGACAAAAACGCGCAAATTCCTCAACTATATGCTTACTTTGCCGAAGAAGATAACTTTTATCTAGTACAAGAATGGATAGAAGGGCTGACTCTGACGCAGAAACATCAACTCGAAGGGAATTTTACCTCAGAAGAAGTCACAGACATCCTGGTGCAAATTCTGCCAGTATTAGACTACATCCACCATCGTCGCATTATTCACCGAGACGTTAAGCCCGATAACATTATTATAAGGTCCTCAGATAGGTTACCTGTGTTGATCGACTTTGGCATCATGAAAGAAGCCATGGCCACACTCGTTCAACCTGATGGGGTGAGTGCCTATTCTATCGCCTTGGGAACTCCTGGCTATATGGCCTCTGAACAAGCCGCAGGCCGCCCAGTTTTTTCTAGTGATCTCTACAGTTTAGGGCTAACCGCCGTGTTTTTACTGAGCGGCAAAACCCCCCAATATCTAGAAACCGATCCCCGTAGCGGAGAAATTCTTTGGCGTAACTCCGTCCCGAACCTTCATTCTAACTTAGCCGCCGTCATCGACCGTGCTATTCGCTTTCATCCGCGTGATCGCTTTAGTTCTGCCCAAGAGATGTTAGCCGCCCTGCAACATCCTCCTGAAACTAAGACGGTGGCTACAGTGGCGGTTTCACCGGGGTCTCTAAAACCCGGAAAAATTCTCGCACAACAACCCATTGCCACACAACCCGATCCAGAGATGATTCTACCGGCAGTAGAATGGGAACCCGAAGAGAAAAAATCTGCTTGGAGTGGGATAACTTTCTTTTTAAGCGTGGGGGGTTTAATGATCGGAGGGTTTATCTTGGGGTTGAGTATTTTTCTGGCGCAACAACGCTCCGATCATACTCCCAAGCCTACTCCCATAGAAGCAACGCCAGAACCGCAAATCTCAGTAACTCCCTCTCCAGTAGCACCCGAGATCGTTCCAAGAAGAAGACCCAGCAGACAACCTATCCCTTCCAACACCTTTACGCCGGTTCCTCCACCAGAAACTTCTCCAAGTCCGCTTGAAACTATTGTTCCCTCTCCAGAAGGCGAAATCACACCAACGCCGCTTGAGTCACCGACCTCTTCTCCATCGGGAGAAACGACCCCAACCCCGTCTGAAAACCCTGCCGCCTCTCCGGCTGGACAAACGCCTCCAACTACGCCTGAAAATCCTGCCGCCTCTCCTTCTGGAGAAACTGCCCCAACCTCCCCGTCACCAACCCCCTCGCCAACTGTTCAACCCAGTCCTGCCGCTTCTTCGGCCCCAAGTCAACCGACTCCACAACCGTCACCATCAGCAACCCCTGAACAGGAAAAATCCACCTCGGGGGATCATCAAAGTCGTGTTTTGAAAATCCCTGTGGTCGCTACTGGCACTAAAGAAGAATTAATCCGACGAAAATTAGGACAACCCACCACCATTAATAAGGGACTCTGGGGAAATACTCAGGCGGTATTATACAAAAACGTGGTTCCCAGTAAAGTTGATATCGGTTATTTATTTGAGCCTGAAAGCGGAAGAGTGAGACAAAGCGAGGTTTCTGTTGCTCAGTCGGTGGGTTTAGCCACCATCAAAACCACCTTAAATCAATTATTAAGGGGGAATGCGCCGCCTTCAGTTAAACAAGCTTTAGAACAAATCTATCTACGCCAAAGTAACCAACATTCATTTTTAGTTGGTAATCTAAAAGGAACGATTCAACGCAATCAGTTTGATCGCATTTACATTGGTATTTGGGAAGCTGATTTTCATTGAACGGTGAATTTAACGATCCATGACCAACCAACCCGAATCTAATACAACCTCAAATCACGACTCGCAAAGCACTTCTGCTGTTCAGTCAACCTCTACGAATGGGAATGGAAAGACCCCTTCGTCGCCAAAAAAATCGCTTAATCTGTTGATTCCGCCCCCTCGCCAATCTTCTCAACTTTCCCTATCTCAGAAAGAAATTAGTTCATCAGATCCCCGTTTATTACTGGGTGCGGTGGCGATCCTCGGCTTAGGTTTATGGTTTAATCTGCCTTGGGTGGGTTTTTCTGGGGGGTTGACGGCTTTGTTTCTCTCTTTAAGGGTAATTTTCCCCTCGATCAAAGATTGGGTTCGTCAATATTTAACCCTTCAAGAGAGAAAGACGTTACTCGCCTCTGTGGTTTTTA is from Gloeothece verrucosa PCC 7822 and encodes:
- a CDS encoding B12-binding domain-containing radical SAM protein — encoded protein: MRTLLIYPVFPPTFWSYEKSLQLVNRKVLLPPLGLITVAAILPQEWEFKLCDRNIREVTEAEWDWAQLVIFSAMIVQKQDLLEQIAEAKRRGKLVAVGGAYPTSVPLDMQQAGVNFLVLDEGENTLPQFVEALKRGETEGIFRSSEKPDVSLTPIPRYDLLELDAYDSMSIQFSRGCPFQCEFCDIIVLYGRKPRTKAPHQLLKELDYLYELGWRRGVFMVDDNFIGNKRNVKKLLHELKVWQTEHQFPFRFNTEASVDLAQDDELMNLMVECNFDAVFLGIETPDEDSLILTKKYQNVRDPLLETVDKMIRIGLRPMAGFIIGFDGEKKGAATRIIDFVEQGAIPTAMFGMLQALPNTALWERLEKENRLLVNNKQDINQSTLMNFIPTRPIEEIASEYIEAFWELYDEENFLERTYRCFLKLGAPRAKVPFKWPHWIDVRALLIVVWRQGVKRKTRAKFWLYFWNILRYNPSVWEHYLTVCAHNEHFLEYRQVVREEIEKQLEEFLRQKAQLLTQALTI
- a CDS encoding cation-translocating P-type ATPase yields the protein MTSSYSSHTLPDQHQAWHTYSGEDILNILGTDASNGLTASEVEQRLKHYGPNEIEEAAGRTAWEILLDQFKNVMLIMLIVVALVSGVLDLVQLYQKEPAGVPFKDTIAILLIVILNGILGYLQESRAEKALAALKRLSSPKIGVIREGTRLEVDASSLVPGDIILLEAGSQLCADGQILEAATFQVRESALTGEPHGVNKQPALTGLTEDTPLGDRFNRVFTGTEVIQGRAKVVVTNTGMATELGKIAQMLQSVENEPTPLQQRMNQLGNVLVSGSLILVALVVIGGVIKAGWGFLQDLIEISLSMAVAVVPEGLPAVITVTLAIGTQRMVRRNALIRKLPAVETLGSVNVICSDKTGTLTQNKMVVQEVETLENNFLVTGVGYIPLGEFLNGDEQPISTTNYLELQALLLGCVLCNDATLSQQPAQEWIILGDPTEGALLTLAGKAGLEQQPLNQQLPRLAEIPFSSERKRMSVICEWSGSLIRTPELLPLADPEQTSYMLFIKGSPELILERCQTYQVGSVAQPLDEQQRYQVLQGNNAMAQRGLRVLGFACKPLYALPPTEALNEDVEQGLIWLGLVGMLDAPRPEVKAAVTKCREAGIRVVMITGDHPLTATAIAHQLGIAQPGDHVLIGQELQKLSQPELEQEVDQVSIYARVSPEHKLRIVQALQKQGKFVAMTGDGVNDAPALKQADIGIAMGITGTDVSKEASDMVLLDDNFATIVAATEEGRVVYSNIRHFIKYILGSNVGEVITIGAAPLIGLSGVPLTPLQILWMNLVTDGLPALALAVEPADPNIMRRRPYSPSESIFARGLGSYIIRIGLIFSIISISLMVWAFNEANQPGHNVESWKTMVFTTLCIAQMGHAIAVRSNERLTLEMNPLGNPYLLVAVVFTTILQLMLIYVEPLRKFFDTEVLSVQQLVICLLFSSLMFVWVELEKVAVRVYRKLKRH
- the recF gene encoding DNA replication/repair protein RecF (All proteins in this family for which functions are known are DNA-binding proteins that assist the filamentation of RecA onto DNA for the initiation of recombination or recombinational repair.); protein product: MYLKTVQLRSFRNYREQRVNFDSQKTIIVGNNAQGKSNLLEAVELLATLKSHRVSRDRDLVLEGAASGQILAALERAYGQAELALILRISGRRTVILNQEPLRRQMDFLGVLNAVQFSSLDLDLVRGAPDARRSWIDTLLIQLEPIYAHILSQYYQVLKQRNALLKKFRQREEDNLNPEIIVEQLPSDISQLKLWDVQLAEAGSRVTRRRARVLERLTPLAQQWHSNISGKTEVLEIKYIPNVSWTEDDPLEVKQAFLEKIEKRRMAEQQLGTTVVGPHRDDIEFIINHTPAKYYGSQGQQRTLVLALKLAELQLIEEVVGEPPLLLLDDVLAELDPNRQNQLLEAIQDRFQTLITTTHLHSFDSGWLKSSQILSVEAGEIRDF
- a CDS encoding glycosyltransferase family 2 protein, which produces MFLGSFTLFMLAIGLLAPIFVFVVECGLAVVKPAEKKPNPEKTQRPTLAILIPAHNEALVIGDTLAALLPQLTPKDEIVVIADNCTDNTVAIAANRGVQVLERTDDTRRGKGYALDYGMQYLNKNPPEVVIILDADCKVSANTITEIACKVKKTQRPVQATYLMEQSLNPTAKDTISRLALLIKNFVRPLGLASLGLPCLLTGSGMGFPWTVLAQVSLAGNKTADDMQLTVDLALAGFCPIYCHQARVIGRLMENQAAISQRKRWEHGHLEMILTHSWVLFKQAFVQRRLDLLALALELFVPPLSLLVLFWLTVSLAGLGVAMVENIWIPLWILGIEGLLIVSAVLLAWAKFGRDHISAKNLLAIPMYIFWKIPIYLGFILKPQTQWLTTERDEPLS
- a CDS encoding GIY-YIG nuclease family protein; amino-acid sequence: MTTGTEIADLKTLNYFPYLDNGLISEDFQSKIGVYAIFNQEQELQFVGYSRDIYLSLKQHLVRQPDNCYWLKIQTITRPSRTQLEEIRLAWIKENGKTPLGNDSEQGKWTEPIDAKLAMTEAEKQEYQSTDDLGKIKLLKKVSRRVEEAIQEKLKTRGVQMDMRFNPKLKEQGLLDLK
- a CDS encoding tetratricopeptide repeat protein, with protein sequence MGYSVEVESDTYNSEVVQASYSKTVIVDFYATWCGPCKLLKPILEKLVLEYDFILAKVDIDKNQDLATRYGIEGVPDVRVVVEGQMYPGFVGVMSEPQIRALLTQLNLKSDLEIGLEAVRDAIAVQNPQQAKQILDQLFAKYPHNPQIALEAARFLIRFNRLDDAEKIVKTIGADQREFYPKAQAFQTLIELQRGVNDLGDSELDRLFGQAARLTLAEDYENALPLFLQVVQSSRKYRDDGARKAMIAIFNLLGLSHPLTKQYQQELMLALY